One window of Magallana gigas chromosome 2, xbMagGiga1.1, whole genome shotgun sequence genomic DNA carries:
- the LOC109617614 gene encoding uncharacterized protein — translation MANVKRPLPDIPVSTKQKQENATPKRLLPEIPLSTKPKQENSTPQQQYIWNKNNSMEGKASSIILAFKGIIMVATIVLISLSEEIARAKSCDLEKALKSISLNYDFPCKYHDIKDNSTTLRNLGIASLAVDFIFSLLILIFPLLFSICKLLVRTFLPLVAIFSVFMIMEYNDILNSKTAEKNMNYVQLQSDLTIWLEKHYTSDDISSSDEISNSWNKLFIEYDCCGINQVQGTTNDFDSTPWCTTSGSCHATSSQIPKTCCNDVSEDNYGSAPTFCHSSVNPGTFKSNCMIPIRMLSVVGIEEYHVSLLLALLLIIGTLKIAELLIELWLISVHIYFLVV, via the exons AGACCCCTTCCAGATATACCAGTTAGtacaaagcaaaaacaagaaaatgcaACCCCCAAg AGACTCCTTCCAGAAATACCACTTAGTACAAAGCCAAAGCAAGAAAATTCAACACCCCAG CAACAATACATTTGGAATAAGAACAACTCAATGGAAGGCAAAGCATCCTCCATCATATTGGCTTTTAAAGGCATAATTATG GTTGCAACTATTGTGTTAATATCATTAAGCGAGGAAATTGCCAGGGCTAAATCATGTGATTTAGAGAAGGCTCTCAAATCAATCAGTTTAAACTATGATTTTCCCTGTAAATACCACGACATAAAGGATAATTCTACAACTCTGCGTAATTTGGGAATAGCATCCTTGGCTGTTGACTTCATATTTTCCCTCTTGATCTTGATTTTCCCGTTGCTGTTTTCAATATGCAAACTGCTAGTACGCACATTT CTTCCGCTCGTTGCAATATTTTCGGTATTCATGATCATGGAATATAATGATATTCTTAACTCAAAAACAGCGGAAAAAAATATG AATTATGTTCAATTACAATCAGATCTGACAATTTGGCTGGAGAAACATTATACTTCTGATGATATCAGTAGTAGTGATGAAATATCGAATAGCTGGAATAAGCTCTTTATTGAG TACGACTGTTGTGGTATAAACCAAGTTCAAGGAACGACCAACGACTTTGACAGCACTCCATGGTGTACAACCTCAGGTTCATGTCATGCAACATCCTCCCAGATCCCAAAGACCTGCTGCAATGATGTCTCGGAGGACAATTATGGAAGTGCACCAACATTCTGTCATTCCTCTGTAAATCCTGGGACTTTTAAATCG AACTGCATGATCCCGATCAGGATGCTAAGCGTTGTAGGCATTGAAGAGTACCATGTAAGCCTGCTTCTGGCCCTCTTACTAATTATTGGGACTTTAAAA ATAGCTGAATTACTCATTGAATTGTGGTTGATATCAGTACATATTTACTTTTTGGttgtttga